The Chanodichthys erythropterus isolate Z2021 chromosome 1, ASM2448905v1, whole genome shotgun sequence genome segment TGTCCCTGTGTGTCTTTCTGCTTGCCTGTCTGTTTTCTTCAATCTCACCATCCTTTCAGAGACACGCAGACATTTGCTAAAAGTTTACTAAAAGTCAATTGGCAGCTTATAATGTTGAAATAGACCGTCGGTATTGTGTTTGTTTCTGGTTATTGGATCATGATGTTAATATTTACTAGGTTTGTTCGACTTGAAGCGGCGCTGCACGGACTGATCAGTGTATGACATGAAAATACAGCGAGAGTGATTCGAAAGCTCTCACGGTGCTCACACTGGCCGGGTTGAGCAGCGCCACTTCAAGTTGAACACACCTGAGGGGAACTGacttatacatacatatactgAAAAATCACCAAAACACCATCTGATTTAAACGCATTGaaattttaaacataaaaaatgtgaACATTTGTGAAGATACTGATATTTTGTTTGTATGAGTGATATAAGTGTCCAGATATTTTTTAGGGCCACGGTGCATGTATAAGGATGGCTGTTAGTGAGATGTGTGTATTTGCGTCAAGTTTCATCAGTTCAGCTGTCTGTCTGTTTCTTATgtttactttttcaaagttgCAAATGCATGTACTTATTTGTTTTGATACCGTTTGTGTGATTAGGACTCACTGTGTGTTTAAACACAGAACTAAGCACACAATGAGCCGATTGATCCAATTAAAGCAATAGTTCAGCCTAAAATAAAGCTCCTCCCACTTGCCCTCAAGCTCCTCCTCTCCCACATATTCTGTTCTTTATAAGAGTGGATCATGATTTTGGAttgttttacattgtttttGGAATGTTTTACCTAGAATGCACCATTCTGAATGCTCCACCCAGCATTCATTCAGACACACGTTTAACAcctgtccctctctctcttgtgTGTCTCTCTCTAGAACATAACGGTGATGGAGTCACAGAATAACACGGATGACATCTCCCCAAAGAAGACAACAGTGttcaaggtgtgtgtgtgtgttgtgtgtgtgtataatgtgCTTGATTCTGTTCCAtacagtgctcagtgtaaatgagtacacccccttggaaaagtaacattttaaatttaaacttaaaattaatttaaatgataaaaatatgtcaatgaacacaaaaacaatttccaaaatgttgacaagactaagtttaatataacatctgtttaacttataacatgaaagtaaggttaataatataacttagattacacatttttcaattttactccaattagggtgatgcaaaaatgagtacaccccactgaatgtctctggagcaaagcaaAATTTTAGACttcaaatgtctaatttaacaagaattcaaccacaggtgagtctaattattcattacacaggtgtccagcagacagttgactataaaagggtgttaaaacccctttcCATTTCATACTGTcagcaatagaaaatgaaatgtcacaagacctgagaaataaaataatttctttacaccagaaaggtgaaggctacatgAAGATCAGCAAagtttacttatcagtcagaatactgtagcaaaagtggtacaaaattttttaaaaattggaactgcaaccatctcactgACGTCGAGGTCGTCCACAGAAGtgaacacctcgacaggagcgtcttctaatgagaagggttgaagaaaatcagcaTGCAGGTttactgcagttatctaaagaagtagaaagccaaactgaggtgactatttcccatgacacaatacggcgtacactgcagaggaatggcatgcatgggtgccgtccactaAAGAAGcttctcctaaagcccaggcacaaaaaagcctgcctagagtttgccagagCCCaactgacaaagatgaagactactgggactctatactctggagtgatgagaccaagataaatgttagggagctgcatttcattgatggcatcatgaattcacagatgtactgctctatactgaaagagaagatgctaccatcactccgtgcccttggttGTCCTGTACTTTTTCAttatgacaatgatcctaaacacacatcttagttattcagtggctcctgatctgaacccaatcaaacacctatggggaatttgAGCACCACTCTCCATCCTCTCTAAAAGAGGttattcttgaagaatggaaaaagatagatgttgcaaaatgtcgccaacttgttcattgcATGCCTAAAAGACTTGgtgccatacaaagtactagatgtagtagtttttgttgtggggtgtactcatttttgcatcaccctaatttgagtaaaacgaaaaaatgtgtaatccaagttatattattaaccttactttaatgtcataagttaaacagatgttatattaaacttaagccgagttcagaatgcacgattttcaaagtagtcgggtcactgttcttttcccactgcatgactatcttggccagcattcagttgctgctgtgttcacactgcaTGAATGGATGAATGATGGATCGGcaacagaaggtttcacactgcgtgattttacaataggaagaattgcagacaactctgtctggcacacaaactacgtttcacaaccaaacacacgcgagatgtgacaaggaaacaatgcaATATCACGTTCTCagttctcacgtgagactgggattattattaaaaatggtatcccccaagaagcttgcaataccaATTGTCTGTGCGCTgctttgcagcgaaaacaagaaaaagaaaagaagaatatgaaaCGAAGCCAtgtttgctgatattgtggtctataactcctccctgAACTCCCctctgctctgtatcttgctctctcattggctgtcggtcatcgccgatgtagttttcagtcagaacacttttcacacagcaggattttgaatcgcagacaggtccagatatttagcaagCCAAATAACTTACAGGCatcggcgattctctcagatcgcgtctttgctcattcacactgcgtgattgtcactcgcgtgaacgagcaccgatttacTTGTGATTttgggcatttgtcggcgatttctcaaccTGTCGGCAAGCCAAAACcagggctaaaatcgtgcagtctgaactcggcttcaAGGCATTTGAACACTGATTCcgaattttttttagttttcgtaatcctaaaaattcgtcacgcacagagaccttgcacactgagtccgatacATATTAATGAATGCGTTGCGGAAAAATTCGCAAAACAGTACAAAATGAAGTAttcaagcagtgagcacgatttagttgtcctctctctctttaaaaaagaggaaatattgggtccatccaattttgagattgcatagagagaaaggagagtttcacctcatcaaggagctgcgcGATTATCCAgagcgtttcaaagtttacttcaggatgtcagtggctcagtttgatgctttgctactggcacaatctgtctttatattcagtctctttgtattccacacgttgtttgtcattcagtgctgctgttcTGTGCTGTAGGCaacgtggatcaacttgtcagatggcattggGATTTTTTCGTTCacgtacggtggctctgaattgtcaaaacatccacggatgcgaaaaatgcagaaaatcgaacctgatccgaatatttttttgacggacgaacgtttcggaggcagtgtgcaaacaTAATTGTCATAACGTtaggtcgaatttattttttaacgtgtgAAAATTTCGCATGCAAATTTCAGACTCCGTGTGCAAGGCCTTTAGTCTTGTCAgtattttggaaattgtttttgtgttcattgagatattgtttacaatgttacttttcaaagggggtgtattTATTTACGCTGCGCACTGTATGTTTAATTTTAGGCTGTTTTCATTATGTAAACACACAACACATGGAAGTAACATTGTCTTGTATCACCACAATAGCCCTATTCGGACAGTCATTTTTTCTCATGGTAATGTAAggtattttcaacatttacagggaGTAGTTATATTATTACAAAGTTTTTCTCCCTTGACCCACATGAAAACCAGGGTTgttattattaactaaaactaaaacaattgcatattttttgctaaatataaaacttagacatattttttttttttaaatgacaaaattacaatttttttttttttttttttttacattgataaaaatttgcgaccaaaaatgattcagacactttgacctgaccaggTTTTGCtgaagtgttatctgacataattaagtttatttttttctaacacAGTTAAACTTTGatatcttgtcatattttattaccattttttttttaactataatgaataaactgtagtaatgaatgaaatgttcaaggtgtctgaatacattttggtttggaTGTATATATGATACTAAAATGATACTAAaacaatgatactaaaataacactgataaaAATTCCTGGCCGAAATACTTACCTTTTTTGTGGCAGACACCAAGGTTGTGTGGTAATTTAATTGCAGACCGAGTTATATATAAGAAGAGCTCAATTGAAAAGCAAAATACAGTAACTGTTGTGGTTTGCAGTAACGtgcatgcattttaaaaatagttttattaatGCTGAAAACTGTTTATGAGAATAATATTACATCTCTACTCCACTACAGTTAGTGGGAGCTGTTAAGAAgaacaaaaaggaaaaaatcaCATACATTGTTTTAAATGAGCCATTATTGCAGCAAgtatgcaatacatttttttaaatatgcattatatacatttataaaaattagGGGTTGCACGACTAAAAATTTTACTAGCTGACCAAGTAGCAAATGGTCAAATGGTTTATCTTATATAAATAAGACGTTGCTTTAACTTACTTTTGCTAATTTccacattttaaaatgacattcATCATATGGAAAGATAATTTCCAAGACAGAAAACTTTAAACCATAGCATAACAATTTTCTTATTAAATTggatttataaaaacaataaggtttcattagttaacattagttaactactttagtcaacatgaactaagaatggacaatacttctacagcatttattaatcttagttaatgataattaaaacatttacagcTTTTGAttgtaataatgtattagtattttttaatattagttaCTGTTaccataaataaatgttaaacatTTGACTGACCACCAGGGTTattatcgttaactaaaactaaaactattaaaacatttttgttaattgtattaaagctgaaataaagtaaaatataaatattagatgagaAAAACTATTTCAGTTAGTTACCAAGGAAACTAACagcactaaaattactaactggaaataaaataaataaataactaaaactgaaataataagaaattaaatctaaatagtaatattaaaagaaaaactactaaaaatgacaaaagcacataacaaaatgcTAAACGCATAACACATACTAAAAATGTAACCTAAATTAAAATGagaactgaaaatataaaaataaaagctcattcaaaatattattaaaaactgaAGTCTATAATAGTATaatgctaaaataacactgctgaCCACATGAGAAGTGCATTTCTGGGTTTGTGGATCATAAAACTCACTCCTCCACTGTGAATAAATTATCATAAGAATGTATGATCATCATTTTATCACTGAGCCATGcgaatttattttacagtcatcCCCATGACAATTGCCGTCCGAATAGGGCTAAAGCCAcatatgcaaataaagaaaagaaaaaatgaactaGATGACCTAAATATAAATGCAGACTCTGGTTTGAAAGCTCTCTTGTTGTCTGTGTGTCCAGTTAGGGAACGGTTCAGTGGCAGGTTCAAGGAAGAGGCCATCTCAAGTGAACTACGAGAAAGAGAAAGATCTGTGCATTCAGCTGTTTGATCAGTGGTCAGAATCTGATCAGGTGGAGTTCGTGGAGCATCTGATCTCACGCATGTGTCATTACCAGCACGGCCATATAAACTCGTACCTTAAACCCATGTTACAGAGAGACTTCATCACCGCGTTGCCAGGTAACTAAACGCATGCACACGTATCTCAAACATTGGCTATAACAAATCCTCCTACTCCAACACATGCATTAGCAGAGTCAGAAATGTGACTGTCGGCGTGCAGCCAGAACCGCCCACTTACATCACTTACACAGACATCTGATAACATTTACAGCagcttgtttgtttgcttgttttttatGTGATGTTTAGGGGTGGGTAAAtctttttatgatttatgataATAAAAGACGTGCAATAAAAGCGGTAGTTTAATCAAAACCATAAAAATGGTTCTACAGACATTGACTTTGTGGTCAGACTTCAGTCcttatagtaattacataaataagaattattttacattcataataTACAGTTGTGGTTATAAGTTTACATGcactttcagaatctgcaaaatgttaatttatatgtattttttcccaaggtttgttgtattgtttgtttatttatttatttattttagcacaaatataatattaaagggttagttcacccaaaaatgaaaacaatgtcatttattactcaccctcatgtcgttccacacccgtaagaccttcgttaatcttcggaaaacaaattaagatatttttggctccgtgaggcctccatagggagcaatgacatttcctctctcaagatccataaaggtactaaaaacatatttaaatcagttcatgcgagttcagtagttctaccttaatattataaagcgacgagaatacttttgttcgccaaaaaaacaaaataacgacttttcaacaatatagtgatgggctgatttcaaaacattgcttctgAACTTtatgaatcgaatcagtgactcagagagccaaagtcacgtgatttcagcagtttagccatttgattggagatccgagtcactgattcgattcacaaagctcttacgggtgtggaacgacatgagggtgagtaataaatgacattattttcatttttgggtgaaataaccctttaagagtaacaaagcatttatataaACGAATCATTGTTGAATCAACGAATCaactagggatgcacaatatatctgccaccatatcggtatcggccgatatatgttcatttttaatgttaacgTTATTGGCctgataagaaaatttggccgatatattaaagctgataaataatggattatttccttcagctgagacactttaGATGCAAAACTGTCCgccatgatggttttgaattgcttgaaatatgattgaaatcacttaaaaaaggaaaatacagttaagtgcaacatgtgcactgcaagtctgtcatataagctacataaaattataatgagtACATTATAATAgtgtgcttgggacatggcttttaatggtgagacttttttgtaatcaggctctcaaatattatataaaaattttgatttagtatatcagttatcggctttcaaatataaagaattatcggttatcggtatcagacaaaatgttcatatcagtgcatccctagttGCAACCACataaacaaacaagaaaaaaaaaaaatgaaaatggtaatcatttttttaacaaatacgcattttgcattattgcattattttgaaaataatgtcatttattactcaccctcatgtcattccacacccagtaagaccttcattcatcttcagaacaaaaattaggatacacaaaatatttaatagCTTATTcagggcagtactaaataaaaacaaaatgcaaattttataatccttttttttatagtttacattttacagattctgcaaggtATATATAAACCTATGACAGCAACTATATTTTgtaatgaagtaaaatatcttgtTCACTTGTTATGGCATTCTTCAAATAATCAGCAAATCAGTTTGTAACTTGAGGATTTTAAGGAAGCTCTTCCTCCATGTAGGATCCCTGCGCAGCATGACTGTGACTACACACACCTACACTGAATCTGACACAATCTCTCTGTTTCTAGCTCAGGGTCTGGATCACATAGCGGAGAACATCCTCTCGTTTCTAGACGCTCGTTCTCTGTGCTCAGCTGAGCTGGTCTGTCGAGAATGGCAGCGGGTCATATCGGACGGGATGCTCTGGAAGAAGCTCATCGAGAGGATGGTGCGTACGGACCCGCTGTGGAAAGGCCTGTCAGAGCGGCATCAGTggtaaaaacacacaaacattcagTTGCATTGTTACACTGaacaaatgtgtgtaaaactgtGCAGTCTTTATGTAAACTCTTTATTGTCACTATACAAGACAAGTACAATGAAATTAttagtcatttttttaaaaaatgtaaatgttgggTTCAGCAACACATTTATAtgacagtgtatatatatatacatgtatacatataatgtatatgtatgtatatgtgatgttgtgtgtgtacatatatatgtctatatagtttattaagtttcagtttattttgttttagttattttagtacttcaacttaaacttaaCCAACTTGACATCTAGCTGAAATAAAGTAAGTTTAaggttttttatatatattttatttcagttaatgtttatttaattgcaagtaaagaaaatgttttatatattatattttatttttatttttagttaacaGTAATAACCCTGTGTGGTAAATGTTGTATAGATAgagtaattaattaaattatttattatcagGTGTGCATCAATAATTTAACAGTTTGTTGTCAGTTATTCCTTACATATGACGTGTAATCTGTCAGTCTGCTAAGAACAATGTTGCTTATTTTGGCtttaaaaaattcatttttgttgATTGCAGTGGTCGAAATTTGATCACTTCCTGAAGAAATATGACATCCGTGCATCGGTGTGAAATTTAGTGCTGACAAACCCAGAAACGCATGTGAGGATTGTCAATCCTGTGAAATTATTGGCAGAAGCTGTTAATATTTTACATATCATTTTTTGCTGAGAGTATTAAGTATCAAAGGAATGTGGATGGATACATGATCATGACATGCAAATGGTCTTGATTAATCATTATAACCAATTCAATATCATTTGGgttgtttaaatagtttatacTTTCTTTGTATCTGATTGGTGGTTTTCTTATTTTTTGTCTCCAGggagaaatatttatttaagaaCCGAACAAACGAGGTCCCACCCAATTCATACTACCATTCACTCTATCCCAAAATCATACAGGACATTGAGGTGAGCACCCATCCCGTcactcattcatttattcagtgGTCAGTTTATCCATCTGCCATCAAATTACaatctcatccatccatccacccagcCTCCTCATTCACTCATCCGGTCTCCCAATTTTTTGCTCTGTCTCTTTAGACTATTGAGGCGAACTGGCGTTGTGGGCGTCACAATCTTCAGCGGATTCAGTGCCGGTCAGAGAACAGTAAAGGTGTTTACTGCCTCCAGTACGACGACGACAAGATCATCAGCGGCCTACGAGACAACTCCATTAAAGTACttgtctgtctttctatctgTATGTCTGTTGTTATCGTCGTCACATTGGGTAGTTGTCCACTATTATGTGCTGTTTTTTTAGTATAATTGGTGTCTTCTCACTGAAAATTCCAGAAATAGTGCTCTTCATATACCCAGATGATGcatttaattaacaaaaaatagAACTGTGGAGAATTGGACGCTTCATGCGCTTAACTGTCACAGCTTtgatagagtgcaacagtcggGTTCTGGAAGTAAAGACTCTCCCCATGGGGAAAGTGATTTTTAATGATAACTTAAAGACAACCAACAGTATTTGCTTCTGTTGACGCCTGTTGTTAGCCTGcgttattttaataattgtgtTTAACAGCTGAATtcatggtgaaaaactacattaaccATGATGCTGTATGGAAAATTCCACCTATCAGTCGAAACAAACCAAACGTGTCAAAagatctcacaattctgacttttttctcagaattgcttgatataaactcccaattgcgagttatacTCATAACTCCGCAAAAAGACTGCAAATTATGTAATCAAGTCTATCTCACAACGTtttcaaaatacttaaatatttcattatatatgcatattttgcagtaagcttaaaatacattttttatatatatatatatctacatttttaaatgagtaGTTTTATACTTCtccgttgttgtttttttattcgaTTATGCTttttgcagtgcttcatgggattgtagtttttttccccctcactaAAGCCGTTAAGTATGCAGTCTTgtacttttgtcttttttgcttcaaatcaaagtttgtaatgttataaTCCACCTTGTAACCAATGTTGaatgaaaaaataacattataatattcATACACTACATAGTTGAGTACATAGTATAAGTGTATAATGCATCATTTCGGACACAACTTCTGTCTCTCTCAGATTTGGGACAAACAGTCTCTGGAGTGTCTAAAGGTTCTGACGGGTCACACTGGTTCGGTTCTGTGTTTGCAGTATGATGACAGAGTCATAGTGACGGGTTCCTCTGATTCTACTgtcaggtacacacacacacacacacatacacataaataTTACAAGTTAGATTTtgaatgctgaaaattctgtcgATATACAACACCGTTCAttagtttggagtcagtaagatttaaaaaaaaaaataataataataatactttctttcatcaaggatgcattaaattctTCTAAAgtcacagtaaagacatttataatgttacaaaatatttctatttaaaaaaaatgctgttttttttttgcatttgataagatgaactaacaatgaactaTTCTTCTACAGCGCTTGTGAACATgaacaataaatgtttaaatgtattttttttttttttattaattaataaatggttaattAAGTTTAATAAATTCTGTATCCTGAATGGCTATAAAAGTACTAAGTCTAAAACTGTGTGAATCCTTAGGAAGGAAAATAAAAAGATGCAGAATTTCAGTAGAGTGCTGATAAAACTATATTAGAAAATTAGTTGAAAATGTTTCACACACACTGCCTCACTCCGGCTGAAGAATCTCAATGAAAACAATGACCTCACTTTCCTAGCAACTGTTTAAAGCTCCGTCCGGAGCTCTGTCACCTTTTCCAGCgtgagcatgtgtgtgtttttctctcACCTGTGAGAGTTTCGTGGAACAAGCTCTACAGTTGCATAAATCAGGTTTACGTCATTCCAAGTGGAAGCGCAAACGGCCGGACGTTTAACACCTGGAGAGGGAAATGGCTTTGTAATGTGATCGTGTTTAAAGAGCATTAACACCATCAGTTGGCAGTGTTCGCCTCGAGCAGGATGTTTCAGCTGCTGGTGAGGTCGTTCACATGTCATTTATGGTCTAGTATGTTTTAACAACAGCTATGCCAAAAGACTAGCAGTTATTACAACATATATTTACTACTTTCAAACATGAAACCTGTTGAAAAATAGTGAAGGAGCCTGTTATACCTATATTTTGTGCCATCTAAGGGTCaaaaggatgcattcaattcaTGGGTGGGGAATGTTGATCCTGGAGTGCTATTCTCCTGCAGAATTTGGCTCCAGCCCTAATTAAACACCttaagctaatcaaggtcttcaggataactaaagttacaggcaggtgagtgtttttttttcagggttggagctaaactctgcaggacaatggccctccaggatcaacgttccccacccctgctataaattgatcaaaagtgacagtaaagaatttataatgttttctatttcaaataaatgctgttcttttgagctttctattAAAACGTATCAtggtttcctcaaaaatatgaaacaacattgataatattaagaaatgtttcttgagcagcaaatcagtatatatagtggtgcagggatgatgattattattattattattatttatttatttatttttttttcttaaagcaCTTCTGGTTCCATTGTCCCAaagttagttgtttttttttttaatgtgtttttgattaaatgcctgaaataaggcCTGTGGCAACAGAAGCTCAAGATGCTTTCACGTTTTATTCTACgatataaaatatatcagtaTTACCCCACTCGTGACTTTTTTAAGCTGAAAGAggtggttgct includes the following:
- the fbxw11a gene encoding F-box and WD repeat domain-containing 11-A isoform X4, with translation MDPDMEDKTLELMNITVMESQNNTDDISPKKTTVFKLGNGSVAGSRKRPSQVNYEKEKDLCIQLFDQWSESDQVEFVEHLISRMCHYQHGHINSYLKPMLQRDFITALPAQGLDHIAENILSFLDARSLCSAELVCREWQRVISDGMLWKKLIERMVRTDPLWKGLSERHQWEKYLFKNRTNEVPPNSYYHSLYPKIIQDIETIEANWRCGRHNLQRIQCRSENSKGVYCLQYDDDKIISGLRDNSIKIWDKQSLECLKVLTGHTGSVLCLQYDDRVIVTGSSDSTVRVWDVGSGEVLNTLIHHNEAVLHLRFCNGLMVTCSKDRSIAVWDMASATDISLRRVLVGHRAAVNVVDFDDKYIVSASGDRTIKVWSTSTCEFVRTLNGHKRGIACLQYRDRLVVSGSSDNTIRLWDIECGACLRVLEGHEELVRCIRFDNKRIVSGAYDGKIKVWDLQAALDPRAPASTLCLRTLVEHSGRVFRLQFDEFQIISSSHDDTILIWDFLNVSTNGQSEGRSPSRTYTCLFSVPVCPGRAES
- the fbxw11a gene encoding F-box and WD repeat domain-containing 11-A isoform X5, with translation MSNLTRIQPQLGNGSVAGSRKRPSQVNYEKEKDLCIQLFDQWSESDQVEFVEHLISRMCHYQHGHINSYLKPMLQRDFITALPAQGLDHIAENILSFLDARSLCSAELVCREWQRVISDGMLWKKLIERMVRTDPLWKGLSERHQWEKYLFKNRTNEVPPNSYYHSLYPKIIQDIETIEANWRCGRHNLQRIQCRSENSKGVYCLQYDDDKIISGLRDNSIKIWDKQSLECLKVLTGHTGSVLCLQYDDRVIVTGSSDSTVRVWDVGSGEVLNTLIHHNEAVLHLRFCNGLMVTCSKDRSIAVWDMASATDISLRRVLVGHRAAVNVVDFDDKYIVSASGDRTIKVWSTSTCEFVRTLNGHKRGIACLQYRDRLVVSGSSDNTIRLWDIECGACLRVLEGHEELVRCIRFDNKRIVSGAYDGKIKVWDLQAALDPRAPASTLCLRTLVEHSGRVFRLQFDEFQIISSSHDDTILIWDFLNVSTNGQSEGRSPSRTYTCLFSVPVCPGRAES